One region of Chryseobacterium sp. C-71 genomic DNA includes:
- a CDS encoding cupin-like domain-containing protein: protein MKAGKPIILKDFIEPDSPAFQKWNYEYFKEIAGETKVNVYGSEIESIDRVASKPVGETTFAEYLDLITTKITEHRLFLFNLLSLKPELKNDIHYKDITKGKVLKWLPFMFFGGQGSITRNHIDIDMSHVFLSQFQGVKKVWLFPWEQSDLMYKLPYNFHSLVNLQEPDYEKYPAVKHLRGYEAFIHPGETLYIPSGWWHYIQYETEGYSVSVRALPSSALEKWRGFKNLIIIRHFDNLMRKIFKDQWFNYKVRVANKRAERAMGNFDNLNFSVEL from the coding sequence ATGAAAGCAGGGAAACCTATTATTTTAAAGGATTTCATAGAGCCAGACAGCCCAGCATTTCAAAAATGGAATTACGAATATTTCAAAGAGATTGCAGGAGAAACAAAAGTCAATGTTTATGGCAGCGAAATAGAATCCATTGATCGGGTTGCCAGTAAACCTGTTGGTGAAACTACATTTGCAGAATATTTAGATTTAATTACAACTAAAATTACTGAGCACCGTTTATTTTTGTTTAATCTTTTAAGCTTAAAACCTGAGCTCAAAAATGACATTCATTATAAAGATATTACCAAAGGAAAGGTTTTGAAATGGCTGCCTTTTATGTTTTTCGGCGGACAAGGTTCTATTACAAGAAATCATATTGACATTGATATGTCGCATGTTTTTTTATCTCAATTTCAAGGCGTGAAAAAAGTGTGGCTGTTTCCGTGGGAGCAATCTGATTTAATGTACAAATTGCCATACAATTTCCACAGTTTAGTTAATCTTCAGGAACCTGACTATGAAAAATATCCTGCAGTAAAACATTTAAGAGGTTATGAAGCGTTCATTCATCCCGGTGAGACTTTATATATCCCTTCAGGTTGGTGGCACTATATTCAATATGAAACGGAAGGCTATTCGGTTTCAGTGAGAGCTCTTCCATCAAGTGCGCTTGAAAAATGGAGAGGTTTTAAAAACTTGATCATCATAAGACATTTTGATAATCTGATGCGAAAAATTTTTAAAGATCAATGGTTTAATTACAAAGTGAGAGTTGCCAATAAGCGCGCTGAAAGAGCCATGGGAAATTTTGATAATCTCAATTTTTCTGTTGAACTGTAA
- the kbl gene encoding glycine C-acetyltransferase translates to MISEKYLENLQNELKNIENDGLFKTERIITSQQSAEIEANGKKLLNFCANNYLGLSNHPEVMKASQDMIESHGYGMSSVRFICGTQDIHKQLEEKIAQFLGLEDTILYAACFDANGGVFEPLFTDEDAIISDELNHASIIDGVRLCKAARYRYKNNNMADLEAQLIAASEKNHRFKIIVTDGVFSMDGIVADLKGVCDLADKYNALVMVDDSHATGFIGKTGRGTHEANEVMGRVDIITSTLGKALGGALGGFTSGKKEIIDMLRQRSRPYLFSNSLAPGIVGAALKVLDMISDDTSLRDQVMENAEYFRKEMKAKGFDIPEGDAAIVPVMLYDAKLAQKMAEKLMDEGIYVIGFFYPVVPKEKARIRVQLSAAHTRAHLDKAIVAFEKVGKELGVIS, encoded by the coding sequence ATGATCTCTGAAAAGTATCTTGAAAATCTACAAAACGAACTTAAAAATATCGAAAATGACGGTCTTTTTAAAACAGAAAGAATCATCACGTCACAGCAAAGTGCTGAAATTGAAGCCAACGGAAAGAAGTTATTAAATTTCTGTGCCAACAATTATCTTGGACTTTCAAACCATCCGGAAGTGATGAAAGCTTCTCAAGACATGATAGAATCTCATGGTTACGGGATGTCTTCAGTGCGTTTTATCTGTGGAACTCAGGATATTCACAAGCAATTGGAAGAGAAAATTGCTCAGTTTTTGGGTCTTGAAGATACTATTTTATACGCAGCTTGTTTTGATGCAAATGGTGGTGTTTTCGAGCCTTTGTTCACTGATGAAGATGCAATTATTTCAGATGAATTGAATCACGCTTCGATTATTGACGGGGTTCGTCTTTGTAAAGCGGCAAGATATCGTTATAAAAATAATAATATGGCAGATCTTGAAGCGCAGTTAATTGCCGCTTCAGAGAAAAATCACAGATTCAAAATCATCGTTACCGATGGAGTGTTCTCAATGGATGGAATTGTTGCAGACTTAAAAGGAGTTTGCGATTTAGCCGACAAATACAATGCTTTGGTAATGGTTGATGATTCTCATGCAACTGGTTTCATCGGTAAAACCGGTCGTGGAACTCACGAAGCTAACGAAGTGATGGGTAGAGTAGATATTATTACTTCAACGCTTGGGAAAGCTTTGGGTGGTGCTTTAGGCGGATTTACTTCAGGTAAAAAAGAAATCATCGATATGTTGAGACAACGTTCTCGTCCGTATTTATTCTCAAATTCATTGGCTCCAGGAATTGTTGGGGCAGCTTTGAAAGTTTTAGATATGATTTCAGATGACACTTCATTGAGAGATCAGGTGATGGAAAATGCAGAATATTTCAGAAAAGAAATGAAAGCAAAAGGTTTTGATATTCCTGAAGGTGATGCTGCGATTGTTCCTGTGATGTTGTATGATGCAAAACTAGCTCAGAAAATGGCTGAAAAATTGATGGATGAGGGAATTTACGTTATTGGATTTTTCTATCCGGTAGTACCGAAAGAAAAAGCGAGAATCAGAGTGCAGCTTTCTGCGGCTCACACAAGAGCGCATTTAGATAAAGCTATTGTAGCTTTTGAAAAAGTTGGAAAAGAATTAGGTGTAATTTCTTAA
- a CDS encoding CopD family protein, whose amino-acid sequence MLYTIIKALHIIFMVSYFAGIFYLVRIFVYYKDTDDFEEDKKRILREQYIFMARRLWNIITVPAGVIMTVCGLIMIFLNSALMKMPWFHLKLTFLIGLAFFHHWAWKKLNQIKKLNGETLSTSNVKLRQINEIATFILFLVVFTVILKSSVIEYWWQLITGFFVLVFLIMMTVKLVNKNKKSIK is encoded by the coding sequence ATGCTGTATACCATCATCAAGGCGTTGCATATCATTTTTATGGTCAGTTATTTTGCGGGAATTTTTTATCTCGTGAGAATTTTTGTGTACTATAAAGATACTGATGATTTTGAGGAAGATAAAAAGAGAATCCTCAGAGAACAATATATCTTTATGGCTCGCAGATTATGGAACATCATTACCGTTCCGGCAGGTGTTATCATGACTGTTTGTGGTTTAATAATGATTTTTCTCAATTCTGCTTTAATGAAAATGCCTTGGTTTCATTTAAAATTAACTTTTCTGATAGGCTTGGCGTTTTTCCATCATTGGGCTTGGAAAAAATTAAATCAAATTAAAAAGCTGAACGGCGAAACTTTGTCTACCTCAAATGTAAAGCTGCGACAAATTAATGAGATAGCAACGTTTATTCTGTTTTTGGTTGTATTTACAGTAATTTTAAAATCTTCCGTAATAGAATATTGGTGGCAATTAATCACAGGATTTTTCGTTCTGGTATTTTTGATCATGATGACGGTGAAATTGGTCAATAAGAATAAGAAAAGTATAAAGTAA